The following proteins come from a genomic window of Schistocerca cancellata isolate TAMUIC-IGC-003103 chromosome 10, iqSchCanc2.1, whole genome shotgun sequence:
- the LOC126106690 gene encoding thioredoxin reductase 1, cytoplasmic-like, with translation MHVEADSDVATRHRTGASGDVPEGTREKGAYDLVVIGGGSGGLAAASEAAELGRKVALCDYVKPSPRGTTWGLGGTCSNVGCVPKILMHRAAMLGVDIGEAAPYGWSLPSDKIHDWETLVEEVQVFIKSTNIAARKKLVTNKVVYHNAFAEFESAHRIKVRTAKNEVSTLTAENFIIAVGGRPRYLDIPGAREYAITSDDLFSLKYNPGKTVIVGSSFIALECAGVLSGLGMDVTVLARSKLLERLDQHMAEMVANYMESHGVKFIRRCVPTSIEKIGDGTPPLLKVHATKRDSGDPFVIDCNTVLLATGRVPNTRNIGLENIGITLNKSTGKIIVDEDERTSVQNIFAIGDVIDGKPELTPVAIKTGRLLSRRLYGGASTRMDYTLIPTTLFTPLEYGSVGLSEELAIAQYSNENIEVYHSHFNPQYQALTMKDESVPYMKIVCLKSEQNRIIGFHVFGPHAGEITQGFSLCLKLGAKLKDLQTLVGIHPTCAEIATYLSITKSSGKSVLRTFC, from the coding sequence ATGCATGTTGAAGCAGACAGTGATGTTGCAACGAGGCACAGAACTGGGGCTTCGGGGGATGTGCCCGAGGGTACCCGGGAAAAGGGCGCGTACGATTTGGTGGTGATCGGAGGTGGATCGGGTGGCCTCGCTGCAGCCAGTGAAGCGGCAGAGCTGGGGCGGAAAGTGGCGCTGTGCGATTACGTCAAGCCTTCACCCAGGGGGACAACCTGGGGCCTCGGAGGCACCTGTTCCAATGTGGGCTGCGTGCCCAAAATACTTATGCACAGAGCGGCGATGCTCGGAGTTGACATCGGGGAAGCCGCACCGTATGGTTGGAGTCTGCCTTCAGATAAAATCCACGACTGGGAAACATTAGTGGAAGAAGTCCAGGTCTTCATAAAGTCCACAAATATTGCAGCTCGAAAAAAGTTAGTAACTAATAAAGTTGTATATCATAATGCTTTCGCTGAATTTGAGAGTGCTCATCGCATCAAAGTGCGAACTGCTAAAAACGAAGTATCAACTCTCACAGCTGAAAATTTTATAATAGCTGTCGGTGGCCGTCCACGGTATCTTGATATACCTGGTGCAAGAGAGTATGCAATAACATCTGATGATCTTTTCTCTTTGAAATACAATCCTGGAAAGACAGTAATTGTTGGTTCCTCATTCATTGCACTTGAGTGTGCTGGGGTTTTATCCGGTTTAGGTATGGATGTAACTGTTCTGGCTCGATCAAAACTGCTGGAGCGCTTAGATCAACACATGGCAGAAATGGTTGCAAACTACATGGAATCCCATGGAGTAAAGTTCATCAGGAGGTGTGTCCCTACTAGCATTGAAAAGATTGGAGATGGCACTCCACCACTTTTAAAGGTTCATGCGACAAAACGTGACAGTGGAGACCCATTTGTTATAGACTGTAATACTGTTTTACTTGCAACTGGCAGAGTACCAAACACCAGAAATATCGGTTTAGAAAATATTGGAATAACACTGAATAAGTCGACTGGAAAAATCATAGTGGATGAAGATGAACGTACATCAGTCCAAAATATATTTGCGATTGGAGATGTAATTGATGGAAAACCAGAGTTGACACCAGTAGCCATTAAAACTGGAAGGTTGTTGAGTCGGAGACTGTATGGTGGTGCGTCGACGAGGATGGACTACACATTAATCCCAACAACATTATTTACTCCATTAGAGTATGGTAGCGTTGGTCTCTCTGAGGAACTTGCTATTGCCCAATACAGCAATGAAAATATTGAAGTATATCACTCTCACTTCAATCCGCAATACCAGGCTCTAACAATGAAGGATGAAAGCGTACCTTACATGAAAATAGTATGCTTGAAGAGCGAGCAGAATAGAATTATTGGCTTCCATGTATTTGGCCCACATGCCGGCGAAATTACTCAGGGCTTTAGTCTTTGTTTGAAACTTGGAGCAAAGCTGAAAGATTTGCAGACTCTTGTGGGAATTCATCCAACTTGTGCCGAAATTGCGACATACCTATCAATCACCAAATCATCTGGGAAGAGTGTGCTCAGGACATTCTGCTGA